DNA sequence from the Leptospira limi genome:
TATTGGATACCTACTCTTCCGATTTTTTTACATTCCGAAACAATTAAAAAAAAGGAAAGAGTCTCGCCTTTAACGAATTGATTTCGGAAATAAAATAGGTAGTAAATTCGGAAAACAAGCACCACTCAAGTGGAGTGAATCGACAAAATCTTTACATTTCCAATTTGCATCCTCATTCGGATCGATGACTATGAATTTCGAATTTGGTGTATGTGATACTACTTCCACTTCCTTCCTAACTTCCGCATTAAATCGATCGAGTAACCCATCTGTTTTCATCCTTCGTCGAAGAGGTTCTGAAACAGCGGGGAAATAAACGATGACAGGAATATCTTTTCCTTCCAATAAATGTAACATTTTCTTAAAAAAGAAAATTTGAGTCGGAGACAAGGAAGAACCTCGTAAGTATTGGTTGTACATTGCTTCCGCATCTCGTTCCAAAAATAAATCCATATTCGCAAATTTAATTTCATTGGGTAGTGCACCAAATTTGACACGATTCACCATCTTGATTCTCTCAACGTAAGCGCGTTTGTGTTCCTTACCTGTATAACCATTTGACATACCCGGAAGAAAACCAATTTCAATCAATTTGTTATTGGCTTTAATTGCTGTAGGATCTAAAGGGTATTTATACAAAGCAAATAATTTCTTTAGAAAATAAACTTCTGCTTCATCAATCGAAAAACCTTTTGTGTGAGTGGTCCATGGATCATTCGTTTTCGTTCTAAAAAAATCCAAATGTTCCAATACATAAAGATTATCGTACGATCCATTTAAGGAATAATCGATAGCAGATTTAGAAAATAAAAGTGGATCTACTTCAATCAAAACATAGCGAAGTGGTAAGTTTGTAGCAAGCACTCGTTCCAACCAATATGCTTGGAAACTTGGTGGACCAAAAGGTGCCGCAAAATTAAAAGAATTGGTGTTAGGAAAAAATTCTTCCACCATTTCAGAATCAAATTCACCTGAGCGGGAACTTCCTAAAATAAGACCGATTTGTTTCCCAGGATTCTTTTTCGATTCCTCAAGCATAACTTCAAAAAGGTCTTCCTTTAATTCGTAAAACTTACGTTCAATTTTTTTCCAGCTATATGTATTTTCAACAATCACTGGTAGGAAAAAAAGTTTATCAAACAAAAACAATGATAAAGCAAGTAGAATTGGAAACAAAACAATTGGAAATCTATTTTTCATATTAAAATTGGAAGTATATAAACTCCGTACCTCCAGGTGCTAAATAACCCAACAAAACCGTGACGACAAATGAGAACAAAAATAAAAACAATAGACTAACCTTTGTTGTCCATGATTCTCTTGGAAAACTATGTTTTGTTTGTAAGTAGTTTAGCAAAAATGTTAACAATAGGGAATAAAGAATTTTTTCTATCTGACCAATCCTCTCCCCCGGTGCATTACCAAAAGAACGTACCAACATAGAAACTGCATTTTTGACAGTCGGTGCGTTAAAAAATGGAATTGTTAATACAAAAAAGAGAAAAGTATAAACAATACCTATCCATTTTTTCCAAAGTACCACAGCTTCCTTTTTAGGTTTATTGGTTATAATCTCTACCTTGCGTTCGATACTAAGCACAAGTCCATGTAAAAATCCCCAAATGATAAATGTAAAATTGGCGCCATGCCAAAATCCAGCCAATGTAAACGTTAGGATTAGGTTAAAATAGCCTCTCCATTCCGATACCCGAGAACCACCGAGTGGAAAATAAATATAATCTTTAATCCATGTAGCAAGTGTCATATGCCATCGAGTCCATAATTCACGAACAGATGCTGATAAATAAGGAGCATGAAAATTTTCAGGTAAATTGATCCCTAATAATTTTCCTAAACCACGCGCAAGGTCCGTATACCCACTAAAATCACAAAAAACACGTGCCGCATAACCAAACATTGCTAGTGCATTTGAAACACCATCATATGCATCTGGGTTTTGAAATATAGGTTCGATGATGGAGGATAAATTATCAGCAATCACTACCTTCTTCAATAAACCAAGAAAGACTAAATAATAACCTTCAAATAATTGTTCTTTTTTAGCATTCCAAACTTCTAATTGGTAAAAGAATTCACCATGCCTTACAATAGGTCCTGCAACCAATTGGGGGAAAAAGAAGATAAACAAACCAAATTGTAAAAAACTTGGATTCTCATTTGCGTTCCCTCGTTTGACATCAATTGTATACGCAACCATTTGAAAGGTATAAAAACTAATGGCAAGAGGCAACGTGATGGAATCAAAACCAAATTGTGAATTTAAGAAAACCTGAATGGAATCATTGGAAAACCATAAACTCCCTGTGATTTGAAATAAAAGAGACCACAAAAAATAAAAATATTTAAAGAGGAATAGGTTTCCAAAATTGATTAATAAGGATATGGGATACCAATAACTGTTCTTGTTTTTCAAGATTTGTTTGTTCAACCAATGGTTAATCAAAACTAAAGTTAGAAAATGAAATGCAAAGGGAATCGACCAAGCTGCATAAAAAACAAATGAAGCTAAAAATAGAAATACGAGTCTAAACTTACCTCGGATAGACCAGTGTAGTGCATACACTACAATAAAAAACAAAAGGAAACTAAGCGATGTAAATTTCATTCTAAGATATCACCAATATTTTCATTTATATTTCTCCATCAACCTGAATCACAAGTCCTTTTAGGTATTCTCCTTCTGGGTGGAACACAGAATACCCATGGTCAGGGCTTTGGGTTAAATGGTGTAAAATTCTAACTCTCTTTTTTGCATCCTTGGCTGCTCCAAAAACAATTTTTTTGAATAGGTCAAAGGAAATGTGTTGAGAACAAGAAAAGGTAAAAATAAGCCCACCATCTTGGATTTTGGACATTGCCCTCATATTTATGTCTTTGTATCCTCTACTTGCTTGCATCACTGTAGAAATGTTTTTCGTGAATGCAGGTGGATCAATGATGATACAATCATAAAACCCAGGATCCATCTGTTTTAGATAATCAAAACAATCATGTTCAATACTCTTATGTTGACCATTTTCAATGGCAGAACCGATTCCATTCAATTTCAAATTTTTTTCACAAATTTCTAACGCTTGTTTTGATATATCAAGACTATGAACGGACTTTGCTCCATTTAACAATGCATATACGGAAAAAGCACCTGAATAAGCAAAGGTATTGAGTATAGTTCGATTTTTTGCATATGTTCCTAAGAGTGCCCGATTTTCCCTTTGGTCTAAAAAAAATCCAGTTTTTTGACCTTTTTCAATATCCGAAATAAAACGATATCCATTTTCTAAAAATATACATTCGGATAGTACACCTTTTTCGACGGTAACTTCTTCCCCTTTTTTCGAATCTTGTTTCTCATGTTTTTCAATGATCGTTTGATAACCAACTGATTCTAAGAATTGTACTAAGAGTGGCTTTAATCGGATGACACCTGGGATTTTTAATTGGAGAACGGCAGTATCATTATAAATATCCACGATCATCCCAGGAACACCGTCACCCTCAGAATGAAACAAACGAAATCCATTCGTATCTTTAGGTAATAAGGAACGTTTCAGATTTAAGATTTGATTCCATTTGGAAAACCAATATGTATCCAACTTTTCATCTTTTTCCTTATCAAAAGAGAACAGCCGAATCCGGATTTGGCTACTTGGATCATAAAAACCCCACCCTAAAAAAGATCCATTCGAAGATTGCACTTCAACGATATCACCAGCGTTACAATGTTTCTCTACAAAATCAATGGCACCTGAAAATACCCAAGGATGAAAATTTAATATAGCTTTTTCTTTATTCTTCTTTAAGCGAATGACCATTCTTCATCCAATTGTTTATACGAAATGTTTCGGGAGTAATTACCCCCTTATAAATATGATAAAAAAGTTACTGATTGTTCTTGTCTTTTCTTTTTCCCAATTGGAATCGAGCCCACTTTTAGATTTTACCGTCCAGAATCATCCCCATTCGATCACAAGTTTAGATTCAAACCAAAATGATACAAGTTCCCAGTGGTATGTTACGGAAACTGGACTAACAGAAAATGAAATTCAAAGTCTAACGGAAGAAAATTTTTCCAATTACAATTGGAAACGGATCAAAATTCCAGGAAACTTATTCCCTTCCAAAGGAAATGAAAAACAGAAAAGGACCGTGATTTTAGCGAAATGGATCGAAATGAATGTAGATCCAAACACTCAATATAGCTTTCGCCTTGGGATCATCAATGACCGTGACAGAACTTATTTAAATGGAAAACTGATTGGGAAAACTGGAAAATGGGATTCTCCGTTTCCACAAAATTATGATAAATTGAGAATTTATCCAATTCCATCCCTTCTGATTCTACCCCAAAAAAAGAATCTTTTATTAATCAAAATCCAACTGTATTTCCAAAATTCAGGTGGGATTGAACAAGACGAAACATTATTAGGTCCGAGTACCGACATCCAAAATCGATTTTATAAAGATGAATTCATAAAATTAATTTTCCTCACAGTATATATTACTGTTGGAAGTTACTTTTTATTTTTGTTTATCAGAAGGAGAAAGGACAGGGAAAATTTATTCTTTTCACTCTTTTCCTTCTCATTCGTACTTTATAATTTTTTAAGAAACCAATTAAAATATGAACTAGGATTTTCATTCTTAGATATGAAAAAATTGGAATATTTAACAATTTTGTTACTCATTCCATTCATGTACCATTTTTTGCGTACTTTATTTGAAGATAGATACGTACTTTTTGCGAAAATTTTAGATGGATTTCAATTGGTGATCTTTTCCTTTTTCTTAATTTCGAATAATATAGAACAATTTAATTTTGTTCTCTCCAATTTAGTGCAACCGACATGGATCCTTTATATAATACTCATATTTTCAATTTTGATTCGCAATTTGAGAAAAAAAGAAAAACGAGCAATCTACATTACGATAGGACTCACCATCGTCTTAATTGCAGCCATCATTGATACAGCAACAAATCGTAATTATTGGGTATTCCCTCGTATTATGGGATATGCATTTTTGTTCTTTAACATCTCACTTGCTATGATCCTTGCTAATTCTTTTGTCAAATTGAATGAAGAATTTGAAGACCTTAATAAAAACTTAGAGAAAAAAGTTGAGGATCGAACGGATGCACTAAATGAATCACTCAACCAATTACAAATCTTAAAAGAAAAACAAGATGGAGATTATTTTTTAACTTCACTTCTCATCCAACCATTAGCACGAATTGAAAATAAAATCCCTGAAATCAAAATAGAATCTTATACCAACCAAAAGAAAAAATTTCAATTTCGAGGGAAAAATGGCGAAATTGGTGGAGATATTTGTATTGTTGGTTCGATTCATTTAGAATCGGGTGAGTATACTGTTTTTGCCAATGCCGATGCAATGGGAAAATCAATACAAGGTGCTGGAGGAGCCCTTGTGTTAGGTGTTGTATTCCAAGCTGTCTTATCTAGAGCAAAATCCAGTTACACCAAAAAAAGACCACCTGAACTTTGGTTAAAGGATCTTTATGTAGAATTACAATCTGTATTCGCAAGTTTTGATGGTTCCATGTTATCGAGTGTGGTACTTGGTATGGTTGGTAAAAATGGATATATTTACTATATCAATGCTGAGCACCCTTGGAGTATTTTATACAGAGACGGTGTAGCTTCCTTTATCGAAACAGAACTTTCTATGCGTAAACTTGGATTCCCAAGAAACAATTCACATTTCCAGATCAAAACATTCTCACTA
Encoded proteins:
- a CDS encoding DUF1574 domain-containing protein; amino-acid sequence: MKNRFPIVLFPILLALSLFLFDKLFFLPVIVENTYSWKKIERKFYELKEDLFEVMLEESKKNPGKQIGLILGSSRSGEFDSEMVEEFFPNTNSFNFAAPFGPPSFQAYWLERVLATNLPLRYVLIEVDPLLFSKSAIDYSLNGSYDNLYVLEHLDFFRTKTNDPWTTHTKGFSIDEAEVYFLKKLFALYKYPLDPTAIKANNKLIEIGFLPGMSNGYTGKEHKRAYVERIKMVNRVKFGALPNEIKFANMDLFLERDAEAMYNQYLRGSSLSPTQIFFFKKMLHLLEGKDIPVIVYFPAVSEPLRRRMKTDGLLDRFNAEVRKEVEVVSHTPNSKFIVIDPNEDANWKCKDFVDSLHLSGACFPNLLPILFPKSIR
- a CDS encoding class I SAM-dependent rRNA methyltransferase, with the protein product MVIRLKKNKEKAILNFHPWVFSGAIDFVEKHCNAGDIVEVQSSNGSFLGWGFYDPSSQIRIRLFSFDKEKDEKLDTYWFSKWNQILNLKRSLLPKDTNGFRLFHSEGDGVPGMIVDIYNDTAVLQLKIPGVIRLKPLLVQFLESVGYQTIIEKHEKQDSKKGEEVTVEKGVLSECIFLENGYRFISDIEKGQKTGFFLDQRENRALLGTYAKNRTILNTFAYSGAFSVYALLNGAKSVHSLDISKQALEICEKNLKLNGIGSAIENGQHKSIEHDCFDYLKQMDPGFYDCIIIDPPAFTKNISTVMQASRGYKDINMRAMSKIQDGGLIFTFSCSQHISFDLFKKIVFGAAKDAKKRVRILHHLTQSPDHGYSVFHPEGEYLKGLVIQVDGEI
- a CDS encoding 7TM diverse intracellular signaling domain-containing protein, translating into MIKKLLIVLVFSFSQLESSPLLDFTVQNHPHSITSLDSNQNDTSSQWYVTETGLTENEIQSLTEENFSNYNWKRIKIPGNLFPSKGNEKQKRTVILAKWIEMNVDPNTQYSFRLGIINDRDRTYLNGKLIGKTGKWDSPFPQNYDKLRIYPIPSLLILPQKKNLLLIKIQLYFQNSGGIEQDETLLGPSTDIQNRFYKDEFIKLIFLTVYITVGSYFLFLFIRRRKDRENLFFSLFSFSFVLYNFLRNQLKYELGFSFLDMKKLEYLTILLLIPFMYHFLRTLFEDRYVLFAKILDGFQLVIFSFFLISNNIEQFNFVLSNLVQPTWILYIILIFSILIRNLRKKEKRAIYITIGLTIVLIAAIIDTATNRNYWVFPRIMGYAFLFFNISLAMILANSFVKLNEEFEDLNKNLEKKVEDRTDALNESLNQLQILKEKQDGDYFLTSLLIQPLARIENKIPEIKIESYTNQKKKFQFRGKNGEIGGDICIVGSIHLESGEYTVFANADAMGKSIQGAGGALVLGVVFQAVLSRAKSSYTKKRPPELWLKDLYVELQSVFASFDGSMLSSVVLGMVGKNGYIYYINAEHPWSILYRDGVASFIETELSMRKLGFPRNNSHFQIKTFSLLDGDVLLVGSDGRDDIGLMNGSENRYINEDETLILRFVERTEGKLLPLVKEIENNGEITDDVSFLRICYQSEMPKLSISEEIRTKFLTIQSDAKKGNHEKALSELIPLLTQFSHPNFHSLAGKIYFHEKKWIEALNHLKLAFHENQSKENLLYMIAKSEFQMGKIDDAIIWCERLFLRNKTHKQNTKLFFRLLDHTENFDKKSFYLEFLSHEGNIV
- a CDS encoding MBOAT family O-acyltransferase, with product MKFTSLSFLLFFIVVYALHWSIRGKFRLVFLFLASFVFYAAWSIPFAFHFLTLVLINHWLNKQILKNKNSYWYPISLLINFGNLFLFKYFYFLWSLLFQITGSLWFSNDSIQVFLNSQFGFDSITLPLAISFYTFQMVAYTIDVKRGNANENPSFLQFGLFIFFFPQLVAGPIVRHGEFFYQLEVWNAKKEQLFEGYYLVFLGLLKKVVIADNLSSIIEPIFQNPDAYDGVSNALAMFGYAARVFCDFSGYTDLARGLGKLLGINLPENFHAPYLSASVRELWTRWHMTLATWIKDYIYFPLGGSRVSEWRGYFNLILTFTLAGFWHGANFTFIIWGFLHGLVLSIERKVEIITNKPKKEAVVLWKKWIGIVYTFLFFVLTIPFFNAPTVKNAVSMLVRSFGNAPGERIGQIEKILYSLLLTFLLNYLQTKHSFPRESWTTKVSLLFLFLFSFVVTVLLGYLAPGGTEFIYFQF